acatgaaaatgaactttaatgaaaaataatattaacaacatTGCAGTCACACTGCACCCTCAACACTGTGGAATATGCACATCCTGATGCTATTAACAGCTGTGTTTACAACACTGCATTTGAACGTCATTGCTCTCTTCTGCCTCTGGAAAAAAGCCATTTAAAACAGTAACATGCACAACAGCACAAACCTTTTgataaattatgtaaattacAGTACTGACAGGGTAAgatatgagtgtgtgagtgaaggGAAAAGACGCTGAACGGTCTGAACCAAACATGTGGAGGTCGGGTACCGAGCAGAGGGAAAATCTTACACAGAAAACCacatgtttgtaaaaaaaaaaaaaaaaaaaaaaaaaaagaaaaaaaacctaccCCTCCAAACCATGGTGACTCTTGTAATTGGAATCAAGGCCAGATCACACACGGtaccacatttattttgtttctgtgcaaGGGCCATAGAACttcatttgtaataaaaactCTGTAAATATTCTGTCCCGAACCAACAACAGCACATTCCAGATCAATGACACATATGACTCGTGGTCACTTAAACAGGAAGGAACTACATAAATTGTAGCTCAGTATCAGAGCAGACAAATCTCTGCTAATGTGTCTTTCAAGGAAGTGCCTGTACAGTGAGGAGAGGCACATTTCCTTTATCATGTCTTTTCATGAAGTCTTTGCCTTTGTTCTCAAGATATGGCAACGCTGTATGAAGGTGCAGGTGTTTCAGGGGTGTTTTTGCCTGTCAGCTTTAGAGTGTTTGACTCCATCAAGTTGCTTCCGCTGGACATTGTGTTGGTCATGGAGTGGTGATTGTGGTGGACTGCTGTGAAACATTCGCGGCATCGTTTGCCCACCAGGTAGACGATTTCGAAAATCGAGAGGAGGATGCAGACCAGGCTGGTGACCACCATGAACAGGGTGAAGATTCGTTTCTCAGTGGGCCGAGCGATGAAGCAGTCCACCTTGTTGGGACAGGGCTTCTGCTCGCACTTGATGAGTGAGGGGAAGTCGTAGCCCTCGTAGATGTGGTAGAGGAGGTAGACGAAGGTGGCGTCAACACCTATTTTGAAGACCAAAGTAAGGACATAGGTCCACCACAGGCCTCCCCGTTTCTTGCCGGTGTTCTGGTACAGACGGCGACAGTTTTCGCCGTACTTGAGCCGGTTTTTCCGTTCCCTGTCCTCCCTATAGGCTACATGCATTACCACCAGGAGAGAGGGGCAGGTGACGAAGATGAGCTGCAGGGCCCACAGGCGCACATGGGAGACAGGGAAGAAGTGGTCGTAGCAGACATTGTGGCACCCTGGCTGAGCCGTGTTGCATTTGAAGTCTTTCTGTTCGTCACCCCATACTTTCTCTGCTGCCACCACAAACACCATGACCCTGAAGAGGAAAACGATGGATAGCCAGACTCGGCCGAAGGCTGTGGAGTACTTGTTCACCCCACTGAGGAGGCCCTGGAGGAATGCCCAGTTCATGACGAGGTTTGTTCAGCCTGTCTTCTCTTCCTGCTGATGGAAGACAGAGGAAGTTCTTTCTAGCTGAAAAGGCACAGACAAAACTCAGGTATCTGCCAGCCTacgacaaacaaaaaaacaaaaaaaaacagtcatggCACAGATATAGAAGGAGGCTAAGACAACAAAGGAACAGTGAGTTGAGATTGGATCGTTATGATTTGAATAGACGTTATCTtaaagcaaaacacaacagacataGGAGCGAAAAGAACACATAAAACCTTTAATATCCAAAAGTTTCTCGTCGTTGAAGCCGAAACTTTTTAGTCGCTACACTGTCGCACAGTCGGACAACTTTTACTCACTCCACAACGACTGCGCTAAACGCTGTCAAGTTTGTACAATCCGTCCGTGCGCAATTGCGCATATCCAAACtttccacattaaaaaaactattaaatctGGTAAATCCGAACAACTTGGCGTTATTATCCGATCTATAAGAATACATATTAATGTGTTCACTTACAGTTTAAACGCTGTTGTTGCGGTCCAGTGTCGGAGCGGTAGAAACGGGCTGGATTTGGATGAATCCCACCGATGAGTATCTCAGCACATTTCTCAACACAGGACGGGAGCGGAGGGGGTGGAGTCGTCTGCCTTTCTTCTCTTCACCCA
This DNA window, taken from Larimichthys crocea isolate SSNF chromosome XXIV, L_crocea_2.0, whole genome shotgun sequence, encodes the following:
- the gjb10 gene encoding gap junction protein beta 10 — protein: MNWAFLQGLLSGVNKYSTAFGRVWLSIVFLFRVMVFVVAAEKVWGDEQKDFKCNTAQPGCHNVCYDHFFPVSHVRLWALQLIFVTCPSLLVVMHVAYREDRERKNRLKYGENCRRLYQNTGKKRGGLWWTYVLTLVFKIGVDATFVYLLYHIYEGYDFPSLIKCEQKPCPNKVDCFIARPTEKRIFTLFMVVTSLVCILLSIFEIVYLVGKRCRECFTAVHHNHHSMTNTMSSGSNLMESNTLKLTGKNTPETPAPSYSVAIS